The following coding sequences lie in one Arachis hypogaea cultivar Tifrunner chromosome 9, arahy.Tifrunner.gnm2.J5K5, whole genome shotgun sequence genomic window:
- the LOC112709747 gene encoding probable CCR4-associated factor 1 homolog 7: MPLLPKSETIQIREVWDSNLEEEFALIRDIVDDYPYVAMDTEFPGIVLRPVGNFKNSHDYHYQTLKDNVDMLKLIQLGLTFSDEFGNLPATDASGEDQRSCIWQFNFREFNVNEDVFANDSIELLRQSGIDFSKNNRDGIDARRFGELLMSSGIVLNDAIHWVTFHSGYDFGYLLKLLTCQNLPETQAGFFNLINMYFPRVYDIKHLMKFCNSLHGGLNKLAELLEVERVGICHQAGSDSLLTSSTFLKLKENFFSGSLEKYAGVLFGLGNDGGSGGYSSNSYVH; encoded by the coding sequence ATGCCGCTTCTTCCGAAGAGCGAGACAATCCAGATCCGGGAGGTTTGGGACTCTAATCTTGAAGAAGAATTCGCCCTAATCCGCGACATCGTCGATGACTACCCTTACGTGGCAATGGACACAGAGTTCCCCGGAATCGTTCTCCGCCCCGTCGGAAACTTCAAGAACAGCCACGACTACCATTACCAAACCCTAAAGGACAACGTGGACATGCTCAAACTCATCCAATTAGGTCTCACATTCTCCGATGAATTCGGCAACCTTCCCGCCACCGATGCCTCCGGCGAAGACCAGCGCAGCTGCATATGGCAGTTCAACTTCCGGGAATTCAACGTCAACGAGGACGTTTTCGCGAACGACTCAATCGAGCTTCTTCGCCAGAGCGGAATCGATTTCAGCAAGAACAACCGAGACGGCATTGACGCTCGTCGTTTCGGTGAGCTTCTAATGTCTTCTGGAATAGTCCTAAACGACGCCATTCACTGGGTTACGTTCCACAGCGGTTACGATTTCGGTTACCTCTTGAAGCTTCTCACGTGCCAGAACCTTCCAGAAACACAAGCTGGTTTCTTTAATTTGATCAACATGTATTTCCCTAGGGTTTATGATATTAAGCATTTGATGAAGTTTTGCAATTCATTGCACGGTGGTTTGAATAAGCTTGCGGAGTTGTTGGAGGTTGAGAGGGTTGGGATTTGCCACCAGGCCGGTTCCGATAGCTTGCTTACGTCAAGCACTTTTCTGAAGCTGAAGGAGAATTTCTTCAGTGGGTCGCTGGAGAAGTATGCCGGTGTTTTGTTTGGGTTGGGCAACGACGGCGGCAGTGGCGGTTATAGCTCTAATTCTTATGTTCATTGA